The Dyadobacter subterraneus genome window below encodes:
- a CDS encoding SGNH/GDSL hydrolase family protein: MKIKNLLIFSLLFNLIFIGICAYIFRDKLIQKIVSMKGDSKIVMFGNSLTAQGKWVELLGRTDVLNSGFAGLNTYHFLGLLNDNVIERHPEICFVEAGINDITVGVSAEKIQENYTTILKTIQSNNIIPIVTLTFYEQNDPVSKAEVDRLNDFLIEYCQKHNIKYINLNPLISDSTGLKAEFAVDKTHLNEKGYKIWATEIDRILKAEKI, from the coding sequence ATGAAAATAAAAAACCTCCTGATCTTCTCGCTGTTATTCAATCTGATTTTCATTGGTATATGCGCGTACATTTTTCGGGATAAACTGATTCAAAAAATCGTTTCTATGAAAGGAGATTCAAAGATTGTTATGTTTGGAAATTCCCTGACCGCGCAAGGAAAATGGGTCGAACTTCTGGGCAGGACGGATGTATTGAACAGTGGTTTTGCCGGGCTTAATACTTATCATTTTCTTGGGTTGTTAAATGATAATGTGATTGAAAGACATCCAGAAATCTGCTTTGTCGAAGCCGGGATTAATGATATTACCGTTGGCGTTTCAGCAGAAAAGATTCAGGAAAATTATACTACCATTCTAAAAACGATCCAATCAAACAACATTATTCCAATTGTTACCTTAACATTTTACGAACAAAATGATCCTGTAAGCAAAGCAGAAGTTGATCGTCTCAATGATTTTTTGATAGAATATTGCCAGAAGCACAATATTAAGTATATCAATCTGAATCCGTTGATTTCTGATTCGACAGGATTAAAAGCGGAATTTGCGGTTGATAAAACCCATCTGAATGAAAAAGGATATAAAATCTGGGCGACAGAAATTGACAGAATTTTGAAAGCAGAGAAAATTTAA